The window aatgcacttttaaaccacaacttctcttcttcctccggctgtgtgacgagccagcgcgacttcacgttgtggtttaaaagttcatatttttattttccaaaaatgacaatcgttttgctagataagacccttatgcctcatttaagatcgtttagagtcccttgaaactgcaattttttagtattggggtccattaaagtccattaaaatgagaaaaatcctggaatgttttcctaaaaaaacaatttcttcttgactgaacgaagaaagacatcaacattttggatgacatggtggtgagtaaattatctggattttttttttttaaaggactaatcctttaagtttttaattataAGAAGATTTGACAAAATCTCACCATATGAGAAATTACCAATGCTGGCACTGTATTTCCCACTGGGTGGATTGTAGATCTGACGGGCGTCCCTTCTGGGCAAATTTAAGGGAACCTTCTTTGCAGTCGCTGTTGCTCCAACGTCTTCTCCAGACAGCCTCTTCTGACTTTAGGATATGAACAAGAGATCATGGGGAAAAACTTTAATAAGCAGCAGATAAACAGCAGTCAGTGCCGAGGACAGAAGCTCAGCTTATGATGATATTTGTATTACAAAGACCAGGAGGACCAGTGGACCCACCCAACTGATGCTGCCACCTCAGTCTTCTGTACTGGTTTCCAGGACAGAGTGATTGTGCTTTTATAAGATGGAGGGTTATGAAACAGATCCTGGAgatgacattaaaacaacaaattaacaaattaaggacaagttcaatattaatggagtTGATCTTTAAAATAATTAGGATTACcttgattaaaacatttatattgttgGTGATTTTCAAAGCCACGACTTTAATCTTATTCtgcaaaaaataagaaaagtaCACAAACCAAGTGTTATCTTGAAAATCAATATCACAATATTCCCTTTACAAGACTTTACAAAAGGGTAAATCAAACACCTCCTCTGTCTTCAGTGCATCTCCAGCTTTGCCCTGCAAAGCAACACGCAGTTGCCGAATATATACTTGCAGTCCGCGTGCAAAGTACTGTAGCCTGTTAAAAAACCAAAAATAAATAGTTGGTCTTTCCACCACAAACTAAATGCAATGACGCAATTACACGTAtactataaaaaaatctgatgttgATCTGACCTGATCTTGAAGTCCTTAAGATTCTCTGCACTAATTTTGTCTATAAGAAAGTCAGGTAGTTTTTTGCCCAACTGATGGAAGCTGAAGAGCAGGCACTCCACATAGCTGAACTGCAATTTGGGCTCCTCGTTGGCTGCATTCTCTCCATTCTCTTCTTCTGGAGGAAGGGGCATGAACTCCTAAGCAAAGGCAGAAGACAGAGCGAGTGCTGTAAGTAATGATTAAGAGGTTGAAATGGAAGGTTAGAAggacaaaagtttaatgcatgtTTTCACCAGTAGCTTCTCGAAGAGCATCTTTAGATTGACTTCAAGTTTATCCATGTCGCCACAAAACGGACTCATCTCTGCCAATAGCTTCAGTACCTGTAGAAAGCAAAACATCAATACTCTTTTTAAAGCTCCTCAACTTAAAAACCTTTAACTTTCACAAATGAATATTCTAAGGATATTAAAACTAGAAAACATTTTCACTTCACCAAAGACAACCTTAAATTACTGACATtaatactgccctacaaaggctaagtgcagtaactatagtacgcaaacactgaaactgagaaaaatgcccttaaagttttttacaccagccagtcaattCAAACATGTTACTTTGGCACACACGTTTCACTGAAATGcgacaaaattgaaccaggagactttgtcacaagatacaacagatctcacaatgcccatttcaacccttaactcaattttgaccaaatgcgttgTTACTGcactttggctttgtagggcagaataGTTCTCCAAGATTTTGTCTGATATGGACACATATGTGCAGTTTCTGCCGCATTACTGTGAGGCACTTGCATATAAAAAGCcaagtttaaaaataaagacaaaatgtgaTCTGTAGAACGCTGTACACACCTCAAGCTGGATGTCCAGTTCTGCTACAGGACTGGTGAGGAGACTGAGATTGGGCAAAGCATACTGACAGAAATAtgtcacaaagcgagtagaatGCACATTTTTCtggaataaaaaataattaatttgcacaaaaataGTCAAACTTAAATCTATTTTCTTCAAGcataatataataaacattatgGGTGTAACAATAATTCAACATGAATAAATGCAttgatcaaatgtttaacaatatGAGGTTGATTTTGATACTCCACATGTTCAAACTTTATCAAAGCATGATTTGGATTCAACAGGTCATTTTGGATCGATTCATTCATCCAAACATGTTACTGGGTCCTTACAAAACACACGTGGTGCAAATATAATATGGGTTGACTTACAGAAAACAGTGGTAAAGCCTGGCGTGTGCACTGCAGGAGCCGGTCAACGCTATCAGTATCTGCCGGGTTAAGGGCCTGCTCAAGGAAGGCCTGTTCAACCACCAACTCCACCAGCTGCTGCCGCCCGCTGACGGTCTGCATGGCCTTCAGTCCCGACAGGATACGCATCAGAAGCACAAACTCCTCCCCCGTCACATCCTCCAGAACCTAAGATAAGAAAGTGATAAATGCAAGCACAAATCAAGGGCAAAGAACTCTTCTGGCTGGCCACAtttagtgtatatatatatatatatatatatatatatgaagagtttggttccaaaacgcaataaacgccatttttgaaaaaaattagttactgccagaatcagtattatatcaggtcagtattataaagtaaattcttaattttatgcaaaatccaatttccgcagtgttattctgtcatcttttctcccttttttcccaaaatgcaataaacgccactcccccttttctacagaatgccataaatccactcCTCCACAGATTAGAGGCAcctcacgcaatgtaaacaaagaatggcggcgcgttaaatacacggaatcctagttttcatcatctactttgtacttcgtgatcaccaaacaaacacaaacaaaataatagcttgatggcattaataaacctgtgattgttttctgtgacgggaaagaaacgtaagccatcaaaatctaataatttacgcgaggaACTCGGGAGACCGGTGCTTGTTTGGCcgggccgacagcatcaagttactgtcatgataacacattgaccccaggggatcttatgaaaaactttccataattttactcaaagtcaacgaaaatcgagcaggaccaaaacattttacagctgatcgctttgaaaaacgttaagcgacgacATCAAGTTTAACCGATGActtcttaatatcacaaagtaagtgttttgattaatgacattaatgtttatatttttaattagtgtgtacaactagtcaactaaatgaatataacatggcaaagatgaatgcacatttatataggcgattgattcaatagatttatagcattttttataaaaacttgtcatggatttattgcattttgtggaaaaaagaatccgtttttataataaatctttgaaaatcaagttatggatttgaattttttatgtttttataacctaaagatgctatgtgaaagtttgtaacagaaaatagtggttttcatcttgtcactttcttggtatagaaaacacttttttaccgaaatttgtcaaaatggatttattgcgttttggaaccaaactcttcatatatatatatatatatatatatatatatatatatatatatatatatatatatatatatatatatgcaaagTAAACACATGAACGTTCAACAAGCTTTAGTCCTTAATAGCGCTTtaccattgcatagtaccccacggtttgggtcgaGTCTTACTTtcggggcttttccactgggttcagttcgtagtacccgatactttttttagtaccacctcagtcggggttccaagcgacccgagctgataccaaaacgtaacgtgaaaacactgtagatcactgattggtctgagagaatcgtcactaccagtgtcatcactataatgtaacagattagctttacctttatgTTAGCATGCACTCTTGAGTAAACATGTtttcatctgtgctttgctgtaagttcctaaactcccttttagcgatgaaaacatccacaggttgtgaatcaggaacaccataacagtttttatccagacttgcagtttgtggcagcacattcgcgacacgcacgtccgcatatatgcttaaatgcaacttaaatgaggctcgagtcagcggagcgcgtcgactgatgccacgggtgtttgtacagaaactgtcatgtgagacagaggtagtgataaatgcGAAGTGCAagcatctatttgtggtggacAATTTGAATTTTGTgtcagactgagaaataaataaatgtatgggaatgtacaaccaagctctcacttgtatgatgtcacagcagtaggcagcacaaatataacgacacacctataatccctcccactgcaaagtgttactaaactcgatgacaaagctaaccaagccaaagtgagatgagctgacccgacctgacccaaaccaaaccgcggggtactatgcaatggaaaagcgccattagtgtGCTTGGCTCAAGATTCGACGTATACCATAAACAAGACAATAGTCACTTTCTGTTACCCTTCAAGTTGCACAAATTGAAAGGGCGAATTAAAAatgagttcggtcagagttgtgcaaatcactctgCCCAAGTAACATGGCCTtaccttctgagaatatagttcccagtatgtatactgttaaaagatggatGTGTCTCACATGACCTTGCCACCTGTACACGGTGTGACcacacaaatcacaacacataaataggaaaacgtTCCCATTATTTTGTCACCTATTGGGATCAGCATGCTAGCTGGAGctattcacttccagtctttgtgctaagctaagctagcgggggctgcgtcagagttacagcatgcacggagatgagaaaggtatgtaaagacttatctaactctgggggatactgtgaataagctaaattcccaaaatgtgggcgtgttcctttaatgtaaATCAGGCTAGTGTCATGTTTGAAGTGAAAACGAATAATGTCCTGATACCTTTTTAgtttctgtaaagataaaatcTTCCACCTCCTTCGTCATTGTGTCATCTGGCATTGTTTTTAACTTTGTAGAGAGAAACTTTATCGCCCTTTCCCGGACAATATCTTCCCCCTGCAGGATCTGACTGAACAAACCTCCCAAAGTTCcttcaaagagagagagattgtcaGAGAGAACAACATAATTTTTAAGGCATTTTAAGGCTCTTTTAAGTCATGATACaatacaacaaacaaacaattcaATATACAAAATAACATGGTACTGGATAGATACCTTTTGCatcaattttaaatatggagaTCAACGCTGTGGTGACTTGATTGAATTCAGCAGAATCATCTAAAAGATACAAGTAGCAGTAAACAGACCAAAAGCTGGACAAGTATTGTGTTATTCAGTAATAACCAGAATAGTATGTGTGTTCAATACCTGTCTGCAAAAGCTGTGTGAGGATGTCTGCAACTCTGGGTAAATTCTCTCCGGATGCAAACCTAGGGAGTTCTTTGATAGCCTGTCTCCGAATCTAAAATTAAGAAACAAAAATGTCATTCATCTCATTGTATGACATGCAAGACATGCAAAACATGCAAGTTTCTGACACGATGTACTTACAGACACATCTTCATCCTCACACAGATCAAGCTGTGCATTGATGGCTGCGTCGGCCAGCTCTGGAAAGCTGCTGAAAAATTTGGGAATGAACTGTGCAGCTAGTCGCTTTTCTTTTGGGCCTCCTTTAACACCATTCAGAATGATCTGATAGGCATCTTTATGCTGAAAAACACCACAAATATTTAGTCATA is drawn from Misgurnus anguillicaudatus chromosome 6, ASM2758022v2, whole genome shotgun sequence and contains these coding sequences:
- the api5 gene encoding apoptosis inhibitor 5, with product MAATVEELYRNYGILADAKEDLSTHKDAYQIILNGVKGGPKEKRLAAQFIPKFFSSFPELADAAINAQLDLCEDEDVSIRRQAIKELPRFASGENLPRVADILTQLLQTDDSAEFNQVTTALISIFKIDAKGTLGGLFSQILQGEDIVRERAIKFLSTKLKTMPDDTMTKEVEDFIFTETKKVLEDVTGEEFVLLMRILSGLKAMQTVSGRQQLVELVVEQAFLEQALNPADTDSVDRLLQCTRQALPLFSKNVHSTRFVTYFCQYALPNLSLLTSPVAELDIQLEVLKLLAEMSPFCGDMDKLEVNLKMLFEKLLEFMPLPPEEENGENAANEEPKLQFSYVECLLFSFHQLGKKLPDFLIDKISAENLKDFKIRLQYFARGLQVYIRQLRVALQGKAGDALKTEENKIKVVALKITNNINVLIKDLFHNPPSYKSTITLSWKPVQKTEVAASVGQKRLSGEDVGATATAKKVPLNLPRRDARQIYNPPSGKYSASIGNFSYEQRGGFRGGRGRGFGGRGNRSRGRIY